Proteins encoded in a region of the Streptomyces sp. PCS3-D2 genome:
- a CDS encoding bifunctional 2-polyprenyl-6-hydroxyphenol methylase/3-demethylubiquinol 3-O-methyltransferase UbiG — translation MTETLLAEVQDYFSVKAEAYDDVDLQPYWMLSDRLLAAALKDEVLSRLPEGFRFLDAGCGTGRWTTFFAEQAPTSRGTSFDLTAEMLGVAEEKAQRRGFADRVSFVRGDLADVSETLDGQTFDLAFNFHNVLGFVADPEKVIADIAGLLNPGGLLVSFLPSVWHTAFFNISVGNLDEAEKALGRRGRFTTQMPDMHLFDLERIEKMHAAAGLELAVVSGFPNLIYPGYQETQLHGSTEKLVDILADDNVDRIFEMENRLRTTPGIAPRGNNLFVVSRRPA, via the coding sequence ATGACCGAGACCCTGCTCGCCGAGGTCCAGGACTACTTTTCCGTGAAGGCCGAGGCCTACGACGACGTCGACCTCCAGCCGTACTGGATGCTGTCCGACCGGCTGCTGGCCGCTGCCCTGAAGGACGAGGTGCTCTCGCGGCTGCCCGAGGGCTTCCGCTTCCTGGACGCCGGCTGCGGCACCGGGCGCTGGACCACCTTCTTCGCCGAGCAGGCGCCGACGAGCCGCGGTACGTCCTTCGACCTGACCGCCGAAATGCTGGGCGTCGCCGAGGAGAAGGCCCAGCGCCGCGGCTTCGCCGACCGGGTCTCGTTCGTCCGCGGTGACCTGGCCGACGTCTCCGAGACCCTGGACGGCCAGACGTTCGACCTCGCCTTCAACTTCCACAACGTCCTCGGCTTCGTCGCCGACCCCGAGAAGGTCATCGCCGACATCGCCGGTCTGCTCAACCCGGGCGGCCTGCTCGTGTCGTTCCTGCCGAGCGTCTGGCACACCGCCTTCTTCAACATCAGCGTGGGCAACCTGGACGAGGCCGAGAAGGCCCTCGGCCGCCGCGGCCGCTTCACCACCCAGATGCCGGACATGCACCTGTTCGACCTCGAGCGCATCGAGAAGATGCACGCGGCCGCCGGCCTGGAGCTGGCGGTGGTCTCCGGCTTCCCGAATCTGATCTACCCGGGCTACCAGGAGACCCAGCTGCACGGCTCCACCGAGAAGCTGGTGGACATCCTGGCCGACGACAACGTCGACCGGATCTTCGAGATGGAGAACCGGCTGCGCACCACCCCGGGCATCGCCCCGCGCGGCAACAACCTCTTCGTCGTCAGCCGCCGCCCGGCCTGA
- a CDS encoding amino acid--tRNA ligase-related protein: MSLKNDFSHGGWRPSADRFLEIVDQPLFRTLVDLQDLVTTRTTSFWSERGVKSVHLPITTNSISSPMGLGSDSLPVEIDLFGERTFLADSMQFMLEYGCRLSRNGAWYLMPSFRGEDADESHLNQFFHSEAELPGGLENCMDVVDAYVRSLAAGVMENLSEEIRELAGSTSHIEQMLALDTFPRLTFDEAAAHLGNDPYAVEQHDGWRTLTRHGERRLMQEISPVLWVTHFDHLSVPFYQAYGDAEQRTALNGDLLFGIGETVGCGERHVDGAQTRAALAHHNVPEESYDWYVRMKEGAPMHTSGFGLGVERWFMWVLNHKDIRELQLAPRLNGVALTP, from the coding sequence ATGAGCCTCAAGAACGACTTCTCCCACGGCGGATGGCGTCCTTCGGCGGACCGGTTCCTCGAGATCGTGGACCAGCCGCTGTTCCGGACCCTGGTCGACCTCCAGGACCTCGTGACCACCCGGACGACCTCCTTCTGGAGCGAGCGCGGCGTCAAGTCCGTGCACCTGCCGATCACCACGAACAGCATCTCCAGCCCGATGGGTCTGGGCAGCGACTCGCTCCCGGTGGAGATCGACCTGTTCGGCGAGCGCACGTTCCTGGCCGACTCGATGCAGTTCATGCTGGAGTACGGCTGCCGGCTCAGCCGCAACGGCGCCTGGTACCTGATGCCCAGCTTCCGGGGCGAGGACGCGGACGAATCGCACCTCAACCAGTTCTTCCACAGCGAGGCGGAGTTGCCGGGCGGCCTGGAGAACTGCATGGACGTCGTCGACGCGTACGTGCGTTCGCTCGCCGCCGGTGTCATGGAGAACCTGTCCGAGGAGATCCGTGAACTGGCGGGCTCCACCTCGCACATCGAGCAGATGCTCGCCCTGGACACCTTCCCGCGCCTGACCTTCGACGAGGCTGCGGCCCACCTGGGCAACGACCCGTACGCGGTGGAGCAGCACGACGGCTGGCGGACCCTGACCCGGCACGGCGAGCGCCGGCTGATGCAGGAGATCAGCCCGGTGCTGTGGGTCACCCATTTCGACCACCTGTCGGTGCCCTTCTACCAGGCGTACGGCGACGCGGAGCAGCGGACCGCGCTCAACGGCGACCTGCTGTTCGGCATCGGCGAGACGGTCGGCTGCGGTGAGCGCCACGTGGACGGCGCCCAGACCCGCGCCGCCCTGGCGCACCACAACGTTCCGGAGGAGTCCTACGACTGGTACGTGCGGATGAAGGAGGGCGCGCCGATGCACACCTCCGGCTTCGGCCTCGGTGTCGAGCGCTGGTTCATGTGGGTGCTCAACCACAAGGACATCCGCGAGCTCCAGCTCGCCCCCCGCCTCAACGGCGTGGCGCTCACCCCGTGA
- a CDS encoding condensation domain-containing protein: MTRPPSWRGADLTTRIAELASEVLEVPIGSGTDLAEAGLEPSAAIRLAACVYEEFGLRLSVADIYTGRTPGRIAAGLCRPGAGGGAPAPGRHLPHVGAESGRPADVVSLAYTGTGDLGIDPGRLTTALKMVAARQAALRTPPGEAGNDAHRSAVLPDWDRLGVDVVPVPDAGWEALQQARDLAAAGALEGLDTVRGPLVRCALYTWNGGRLLAVHLHRSALDPWSLDAFERELESAYAAARPSDPEDSGRAACAVHPSAGGTEPRPAVADWQQRLAALPPIAWPAGAPDGDEDGGADGGEDRGDVVEWAVPVDDVLLGRLRAATRALGVSLTSLVLTAYARGLAEFTGQQEFRVGLVVSGRVEPWQEPTLGRRVLTLLVQVRGVPGESLVSLARRCDRELLFSVDHGWYGDTSAPLLQATLCVEPGEPARGLRLGTSLLAPAHLPRSAPSTDLAAELLRADRPGGARQLMFTADPSRIGARGLRRLADAIRTALMELAAEAVAEV, from the coding sequence GTGACCCGACCGCCTTCCTGGCGCGGGGCCGATCTCACCACCAGGATCGCGGAACTGGCCTCCGAGGTGCTGGAGGTACCGATCGGGTCCGGCACCGACCTGGCGGAGGCCGGGCTCGAACCGAGCGCTGCGATCCGGCTGGCGGCCTGCGTGTACGAGGAGTTCGGCCTCCGCCTGTCCGTCGCGGACATCTACACGGGACGGACGCCCGGCCGCATCGCGGCCGGGCTCTGCCGGCCGGGGGCGGGAGGCGGAGCCCCCGCCCCCGGCCGGCACCTTCCGCACGTGGGAGCGGAGTCCGGGCGGCCCGCCGATGTCGTGTCCCTCGCCTATACGGGCACCGGGGACCTCGGGATCGACCCGGGCCGCCTGACCACGGCGCTGAAGATGGTGGCCGCCCGCCAGGCCGCCCTGCGCACCCCGCCCGGCGAGGCGGGGAACGACGCCCACCGATCCGCGGTCCTGCCGGACTGGGACCGGCTGGGCGTCGACGTCGTACCCGTGCCGGACGCCGGTTGGGAGGCCCTGCAGCAGGCCCGCGACCTCGCCGCGGCGGGAGCCCTGGAGGGGCTCGACACCGTCCGTGGCCCCCTGGTGCGCTGCGCCCTGTACACCTGGAACGGCGGACGTCTGCTGGCCGTCCATCTGCACCGCAGTGCACTTGACCCCTGGTCGCTGGACGCCTTCGAGCGCGAGCTCGAGAGCGCCTACGCGGCCGCCCGTCCCTCGGACCCCGAGGACTCCGGACGGGCGGCCTGCGCCGTCCACCCGTCGGCGGGCGGCACCGAGCCCCGGCCCGCGGTGGCCGACTGGCAGCAGCGGCTGGCGGCGCTTCCCCCGATCGCGTGGCCGGCCGGGGCACCGGACGGAGACGAGGACGGCGGCGCCGACGGCGGCGAGGACCGCGGCGACGTGGTCGAGTGGGCCGTCCCGGTCGACGACGTGCTGCTGGGGCGGCTTCGTGCGGCGACCCGCGCCCTGGGCGTTTCCCTCACCTCCCTGGTGCTCACCGCGTACGCGCGTGGTCTGGCGGAGTTCACCGGGCAGCAGGAGTTCCGGGTCGGCCTGGTGGTCTCGGGCCGGGTGGAGCCGTGGCAGGAGCCGACGCTCGGCCGCCGGGTGCTCACGCTCCTCGTCCAAGTGCGGGGCGTACCGGGCGAGTCGCTGGTCTCGCTGGCGCGGCGTTGTGACCGGGAGCTGCTGTTCTCGGTCGACCACGGGTGGTACGGCGACACGTCGGCACCCCTGCTCCAGGCGACCCTGTGCGTGGAACCGGGCGAGCCGGCCAGGGGTTTGCGTCTCGGCACGTCGCTGCTGGCGCCGGCACACCTGCCCCGCTCCGCCCCCTCCACCGACCTTGCCGCGGAGCTCTTGCGGGCCGACCGACCCGGCGGCGCGCGGCAGTTGATGTTCACCGCGGACCCGTCCCGGATCGGGGCGCGGGGCCTGCGCCGGCTCGCGGATGCGATCCGCACCGCGCTCATGGAGCTGGCCGCGGAGGCCGTCGCCGAGGTCTGA
- a CDS encoding MFS transporter, producing the protein MTVVQDFRELPAPAKLLLLARAVTSFGSGLVLPLLVIYLVQGRGFGISVATSAMALTSVTAFAGGLVAGWAADRFGSVRIVFTALLLAATGTGLYAWVTAPWHALAAGAVFGLGVGGTSVWHGLFAEAVEADRHPVVFGFSFGVANAALGIGGILAGIVVSIEHLWTFQVVYLADAITFVLAGLITVVAGKRLSAPVNQPEEHGRQSSYLRVLANGPLLAALLVAFLMFAIGYSQLESGIPAVLVALSDVRPSDIALICLADTAFAVIAQIALMPVVKRTPHRVSLAIAALTWMVFWVVLLGALETGSRVVMLTAICAGVAVASVGAAFYSMAMPTLVNAAATSADRGRANALLGISTSLGFTAGPFAAGLLADHGMARTWVLVAAVTTAATALLAWVLRLSGTAQPAEPTLQPEAV; encoded by the coding sequence ATGACCGTCGTCCAGGACTTCCGGGAGCTGCCCGCCCCGGCGAAGCTGCTGCTGCTGGCCAGAGCGGTCACGTCCTTCGGGTCCGGCCTGGTCCTCCCGCTGCTCGTCATCTATCTGGTCCAGGGGCGCGGCTTCGGGATCTCCGTCGCCACCAGCGCGATGGCCCTCACCTCCGTGACCGCTTTCGCCGGAGGGCTGGTGGCCGGCTGGGCCGCCGACCGGTTCGGCAGCGTGCGCATCGTGTTCACCGCGCTGCTGCTCGCCGCGACCGGCACCGGACTGTACGCGTGGGTCACGGCGCCCTGGCACGCCCTCGCGGCCGGGGCGGTCTTCGGGCTCGGCGTGGGAGGCACCAGCGTCTGGCACGGGCTGTTCGCCGAGGCGGTGGAAGCCGACCGGCACCCGGTTGTGTTCGGGTTCTCCTTCGGTGTCGCCAACGCGGCGCTCGGCATCGGCGGCATCCTGGCCGGGATCGTCGTCAGCATCGAGCACCTGTGGACGTTCCAGGTCGTCTATCTGGCCGACGCCATCACCTTCGTCCTGGCCGGGCTGATCACCGTCGTCGCGGGCAAGCGCCTGTCGGCCCCGGTGAATCAGCCGGAAGAGCACGGGCGGCAGTCCTCCTACCTGCGGGTGCTGGCCAACGGGCCGCTGCTCGCGGCGCTGCTCGTCGCCTTCCTGATGTTCGCCATCGGCTACTCACAGCTGGAGTCGGGTATTCCCGCCGTGCTGGTCGCGCTCTCGGACGTCCGCCCCTCGGACATCGCGCTGATATGCCTGGCGGACACCGCCTTCGCCGTGATCGCACAGATCGCCCTGATGCCGGTGGTCAAGCGCACCCCGCACCGGGTGTCGTTGGCGATCGCCGCGCTGACCTGGATGGTGTTCTGGGTCGTGCTGCTCGGGGCGCTCGAGACCGGGTCCCGGGTCGTGATGCTCACCGCGATCTGTGCGGGCGTGGCGGTGGCCTCCGTGGGCGCGGCCTTCTACTCCATGGCGATGCCGACCCTGGTCAACGCCGCCGCGACCAGCGCCGACCGGGGGCGGGCGAACGCCCTCCTCGGGATCTCCACCTCGCTGGGGTTCACCGCCGGGCCGTTCGCCGCGGGTCTGCTCGCCGACCACGGCATGGCCCGGACCTGGGTGCTCGTCGCGGCGGTGACCACCGCGGCCACCGCACTGCTGGCCTGGGTGCTCCGGCTGTCCGGCACGGCGCAGCCCGCGGAGCCGACGCTGCAGCCCGAAGCGGTCTGA
- a CDS encoding acetyl-CoA carboxylase biotin carboxylase subunit family protein produces MRYLVCRWEVGAIEALLSRGVDVVLLIDAWEAEHRHLDPGITGRLERLIRIDSFEAMDELALLVTGLQEEGLAFDRVLSVCERGQFAAAYLAALLGLGRPTIVQSVQVRDKRAMKTAVRRLGVPTARFTTVPSGDPGAAARHVEREIGFPAVVKPVAGAGVVSTARVGTARELEAWLAVNAADGQFMAEQMIDGEEFHVDAVWVDGKAWEFAVSRYLRPRIELDDPGHLNGAIQLPAAREPELYAAVEELHSRVNEALEITDGITHTELFRSPDGSLWFSEIATRPGGGGTTQAFRARGADLREVWAESLVSPDRRSQPLSEPPHPYIGWVMLTPRTPGRITREPADAEISAFPYVLDVDRTARVGDVVWTNSLAPGMTLVIGADSEEQFTERVLVLESALVLETTPADGAAA; encoded by the coding sequence ATGCGGTATCTGGTCTGTCGTTGGGAAGTGGGCGCCATCGAGGCCTTGTTGTCCCGCGGCGTGGACGTCGTCTTGCTCATCGACGCCTGGGAGGCCGAGCACCGCCATCTCGACCCCGGGATCACCGGCCGGCTGGAGCGGTTGATCCGGATCGACAGCTTCGAGGCCATGGACGAACTGGCCCTGCTCGTCACGGGTCTCCAGGAGGAGGGACTGGCCTTCGACCGGGTACTGAGCGTCTGCGAGCGGGGCCAGTTCGCCGCGGCGTACCTGGCCGCTCTGCTCGGCCTGGGCCGGCCCACCATCGTCCAGAGTGTCCAGGTCCGCGACAAGCGCGCGATGAAGACCGCGGTCCGGCGGCTCGGCGTGCCCACCGCGCGCTTCACCACGGTCCCGTCCGGCGACCCGGGGGCGGCTGCCCGCCATGTTGAGCGGGAGATCGGATTCCCGGCCGTGGTCAAGCCCGTCGCCGGTGCCGGGGTGGTCAGCACCGCCCGGGTCGGGACGGCCCGGGAACTGGAGGCCTGGCTCGCGGTGAACGCCGCGGACGGTCAATTCATGGCCGAGCAGATGATCGACGGCGAGGAGTTCCACGTCGACGCGGTCTGGGTGGACGGCAAGGCCTGGGAGTTCGCCGTCAGCAGGTACCTGCGCCCCCGAATCGAACTCGACGACCCCGGCCACCTCAACGGCGCGATCCAGCTCCCCGCAGCCCGCGAACCCGAGCTGTACGCGGCCGTCGAGGAACTGCACAGCCGGGTCAACGAGGCGCTGGAGATCACCGACGGCATCACGCACACCGAGCTGTTCCGTTCCCCGGACGGCAGCCTGTGGTTCTCCGAGATCGCCACCCGTCCGGGCGGCGGCGGCACCACCCAGGCCTTCCGGGCCCGCGGGGCCGACCTGCGCGAGGTGTGGGCCGAGTCCCTGGTCAGCCCGGACCGGCGGTCGCAGCCGCTGTCCGAGCCGCCCCACCCGTACATCGGCTGGGTCATGCTGACCCCCCGTACGCCGGGCCGTATCACCCGCGAGCCCGCGGACGCCGAGATCAGCGCGTTCCCGTACGTCCTGGACGTCGACCGGACCGCCCGTGTCGGTGACGTCGTCTGGACGAACAGCCTGGCGCCCGGCATGACCCTGGTCATCGGTGCCGACAGCGAGGAGCAGTTCACCGAGCGGGTCCTCGTCCTCGAATCCGCCCTCGTCCTCGAGACGACGCCCGCCGACGGGGCTGCAGCATGA
- a CDS encoding helix-turn-helix transcriptional regulator: protein MILERLGGDAADSTDSTDPVLECLGLTRLAESMYQLLLQRPEWDTPELAVELGSTEEAVEASRAELAGLGLIWPSHENPGRMVAIQPNLGLGALIAEREAALLKEQHELQQARTAMMNLMREREAAQGARETGEIEYLRSLDSTRNRIAELSKDVQSEILALIPKAGLSPESLEASQKLDGEVLARGVSLRTLYLDSVRNHPATQQYAVWLTGLGGEIRTVPTLPMRIIVIDRKTAILPIDPKDSRAGAVLMREESVIAAVIALFERLWESALPLGTSGQRDDQGLTAQERELLRILASGLTDEAAGKRLGLSLRSVRRVMADLMTRLEARSRFEAGVRAVECGWL from the coding sequence ATGATCTTGGAGCGCCTCGGGGGCGATGCGGCGGATTCGACGGATTCGACGGACCCCGTACTCGAATGCCTCGGCCTGACCCGGCTCGCGGAGTCGATGTACCAGCTGCTGCTCCAGCGTCCCGAATGGGACACGCCCGAGCTGGCCGTGGAACTCGGCAGCACCGAGGAGGCGGTCGAGGCGAGCCGCGCCGAGCTGGCGGGGCTGGGCCTGATCTGGCCGTCCCACGAGAACCCCGGCCGCATGGTCGCCATACAGCCGAACCTGGGCCTCGGCGCGCTCATCGCCGAGCGGGAGGCCGCGCTCCTGAAGGAGCAGCACGAGCTGCAGCAGGCACGCACGGCGATGATGAACCTGATGCGGGAGCGGGAGGCCGCCCAGGGCGCCCGCGAGACCGGCGAGATCGAGTACCTGCGCAGCCTCGACTCGACCAGGAACCGCATCGCCGAGCTCTCCAAGGACGTACAGTCGGAGATCCTCGCGCTGATCCCCAAGGCCGGGCTGTCACCCGAGAGCCTGGAAGCCAGCCAGAAGCTGGACGGCGAGGTACTGGCCCGCGGGGTGTCGCTGCGCACCCTGTACCTGGACAGCGTCCGCAACCACCCCGCCACCCAGCAGTACGCGGTCTGGCTCACCGGTCTCGGCGGTGAGATCCGCACCGTGCCCACCCTGCCGATGCGCATCATCGTGATCGACCGCAAGACGGCCATCCTGCCCATCGACCCCAAGGACAGCCGCGCCGGAGCGGTGCTGATGCGCGAGGAAAGTGTGATCGCCGCCGTCATCGCCCTCTTCGAGCGGCTGTGGGAATCGGCACTCCCGCTCGGCACCTCGGGGCAGCGCGACGACCAGGGCCTCACGGCGCAGGAGCGCGAGCTGCTGCGCATCCTGGCCTCCGGGCTGACGGACGAGGCGGCGGGCAAGCGGTTGGGGCTCTCCCTGCGCAGCGTCCGCCGGGTCATGGCGGACCTCATGACCCGGCTGGAGGCGCGCAGCCGCTTCGAGGCCGGGGTGCGCGCCGTGGAGTGCGGCTGGCTGTAG
- a CDS encoding branched-chain amino acid aminotransferase: MSTAGLGFGRHFTEHMAVARWIHGAGWSGVELTEHGPLALSPAAMALHYGQAIFEGLKAYPQPDGSLALFRPGANAERFNSSAGRLAMPELPEELFVEACETVVRADADQVPRGPGQSLYLRPFMIAVEPSLGVRPALEYLFAVIASPVDHFFADGYQAIEVWCASDQIRAARGGTGAAKCAGNYAGSLAAKAEAVAQGCHEVLWLDAEERRWVEELGAMNFFCVTRDEDGAPLLVTPELSGTILAGNTRDSLLRIAPDLGVRVVERPVALDELTAGDGKVTEAFACGTAASVVPIGGVTTAEGRVRIGDGRPGKITTMLRDELAAIQYGVQQDPHGWMRPVPVHAAAGAAPAG; this comes from the coding sequence GTGAGCACGGCAGGGCTCGGCTTCGGCCGGCACTTCACGGAGCACATGGCGGTCGCACGGTGGATCCACGGGGCGGGATGGTCCGGCGTGGAGCTGACCGAGCACGGTCCGCTGGCCCTGTCCCCCGCCGCCATGGCCCTGCACTACGGCCAGGCTATCTTCGAGGGGCTCAAGGCCTATCCGCAGCCGGACGGCTCACTCGCCCTGTTCCGGCCCGGGGCCAACGCGGAGCGCTTCAACAGCAGCGCCGGTCGTCTGGCCATGCCCGAACTGCCCGAGGAGCTGTTCGTCGAGGCGTGCGAGACGGTGGTCCGGGCGGACGCCGACCAGGTGCCGCGCGGGCCCGGGCAGAGCCTGTACCTGCGCCCGTTCATGATCGCAGTGGAGCCCTCGTTGGGCGTCAGGCCGGCGTTGGAGTACCTGTTCGCCGTTATCGCCTCCCCCGTCGACCACTTCTTCGCCGACGGCTACCAGGCCATCGAAGTGTGGTGCGCGAGCGACCAGATCCGTGCCGCCCGCGGGGGCACGGGGGCGGCCAAGTGCGCCGGCAACTATGCGGGCAGCCTGGCCGCCAAGGCGGAGGCAGTGGCCCAGGGCTGCCACGAGGTGCTGTGGTTGGACGCGGAAGAGCGCCGCTGGGTGGAGGAACTGGGCGCGATGAACTTCTTCTGTGTGACCAGGGACGAGGACGGCGCTCCACTCCTGGTCACTCCCGAGCTCTCGGGGACGATCCTGGCCGGCAACACCCGGGACAGCCTGCTGCGCATCGCGCCGGACCTGGGCGTGCGGGTCGTCGAACGGCCCGTCGCGCTGGACGAGCTGACGGCCGGCGACGGGAAGGTCACGGAGGCGTTCGCCTGCGGCACCGCCGCGTCGGTGGTGCCCATCGGCGGAGTGACCACGGCAGAGGGGCGTGTCCGGATCGGCGACGGGCGCCCGGGGAAGATCACCACGATGCTGCGGGACGAGCTGGCCGCCATCCAGTACGGCGTCCAGCAGGACCCCCATGGCTGGATGCGCCCGGTTCCGGTACACGCGGCGGCCGGTGCGGCACCGGCCGGCTGA
- a CDS encoding acetyl-CoA carboxylase biotin carboxylase subunit family protein, translating into MNVLVCRWDRVTLEAVLDRGASVTLVFDEWEAANRGIDQKLLDRVDRHYVIRSFDALDELAQLAVDIRSNGVKIDRLLSLSEFSQFGAAYLAQLLGLALPAVETSVLMRDKRAMKDRAQQAGIRCARYVSLSTRDIEGSVRQVEQELGFPVIVKPAAGLGSVDTFKAEDAAQLTEALREAGRDATVKFLMAEQVLDGDEYHVDAVWADGKARVFGVSRYLRPRMTVTTPGRDNGSILLPRDREAALYEEIEHLHERINTAFGITDEITHLEIFRRADGELWFSEMATRFAGGAIPESFGPQGADLRELWIAAALGEPGEELPVKTAPYPYIGWINLAPAGTGRILEDPSDELISRFPYVLKTVRSRPVGSEIGELHPSVWCTLLVLGADSEAEFRRRAAELEAALLPSYVMGQ; encoded by the coding sequence ATGAATGTCTTGGTGTGCCGATGGGACCGGGTCACGCTGGAGGCCGTACTCGACCGGGGCGCCTCTGTGACCCTGGTATTCGACGAGTGGGAGGCCGCCAACCGGGGCATCGACCAGAAGCTGCTGGACCGGGTCGACCGCCACTACGTGATCCGCAGCTTCGACGCCCTCGACGAGCTGGCGCAGCTGGCCGTGGACATCCGCTCCAACGGTGTGAAGATCGACCGGCTGCTCAGCCTCTCCGAGTTCAGCCAGTTCGGTGCCGCCTACCTGGCACAGCTGCTGGGCCTGGCGCTGCCCGCCGTCGAGACCTCCGTGCTCATGCGGGACAAGCGCGCGATGAAGGACCGCGCCCAGCAGGCCGGCATCCGCTGTGCCCGCTACGTCTCCCTGTCCACTCGGGACATCGAGGGATCGGTGCGGCAGGTTGAGCAGGAGCTCGGGTTCCCGGTCATCGTGAAGCCGGCCGCGGGCCTGGGCTCGGTCGACACCTTCAAGGCCGAGGACGCGGCGCAGCTCACCGAGGCCCTGCGGGAGGCGGGCCGTGACGCGACGGTCAAGTTCCTGATGGCCGAACAGGTCCTGGACGGTGACGAGTACCACGTGGACGCGGTCTGGGCCGACGGGAAGGCGCGGGTCTTCGGCGTCAGCCGGTACCTCCGCCCGCGGATGACGGTCACGACGCCGGGCCGCGACAACGGCTCGATCCTCCTCCCCCGCGACCGCGAGGCCGCGCTGTACGAGGAGATCGAGCATCTGCACGAGCGCATCAACACCGCCTTCGGCATCACCGACGAGATCACCCACCTGGAGATCTTCCGGCGAGCGGACGGTGAGCTGTGGTTCTCCGAGATGGCCACCCGTTTCGCCGGCGGCGCTATCCCGGAGAGCTTCGGGCCGCAGGGTGCTGACCTGCGGGAGCTGTGGATCGCCGCGGCCCTGGGCGAGCCCGGCGAGGAGCTGCCCGTGAAGACGGCGCCGTACCCCTATATCGGGTGGATCAACCTCGCGCCTGCCGGCACCGGACGGATCCTGGAGGATCCGTCTGACGAACTCATCTCCCGCTTCCCGTACGTGCTCAAGACAGTCCGCAGCCGCCCGGTCGGCTCCGAGATAGGCGAGCTGCACCCCTCGGTCTGGTGCACGCTGCTGGTCCTCGGCGCGGACAGCGAGGCCGAGTTCCGCCGGCGGGCCGCGGAGCTGGAGGCAGCGCTGCTGCCGTCCTACGTGATGGGGCAGTGA
- a CDS encoding sigma-70 family RNA polymerase sigma factor: MDSAAIDRFDTSRFEASRNRLASLAYRLLGSAADAEDAVQDTFLHWQAADRQLIRVPEAWLTKVATNLCLDRLRSAQARRERTVGAWLPEPLLDGDPMLGPADTFEQRESVSLAMLTLMERLSPHERAVYLLREAFSYRHAEIAEILDITESASQQHLHRARHRITTARRGGGELDPASARRIVEEFLAAASSGRTEQLVALLTDDATAISDGAGLTEKLLRYDTPQRIAAIARAGFTSTPAKQRLAGGVSAVHYALVNGAPAILFVPGDKVVGAVTFDITGGRIATVRGIAAPSRLVRLTAAWRQHEPDAPLITEW; encoded by the coding sequence GTGGACAGCGCCGCCATCGACCGCTTCGACACCAGTCGGTTCGAGGCCAGCCGCAATCGGCTGGCCTCGCTGGCGTACCGGCTGCTGGGCTCGGCCGCCGACGCCGAGGACGCCGTGCAGGATACGTTCCTGCACTGGCAGGCCGCCGACCGGCAGCTCATCAGGGTGCCGGAAGCATGGCTGACCAAGGTCGCCACCAACCTGTGCCTCGACCGGCTCCGCTCGGCACAGGCCCGCCGCGAACGCACCGTCGGCGCCTGGCTGCCCGAACCCCTCCTGGACGGCGACCCGATGCTCGGCCCGGCCGACACCTTCGAGCAGCGCGAGTCGGTCTCCCTGGCCATGCTGACCCTCATGGAGCGCCTCTCACCCCACGAGCGGGCCGTCTACCTCCTGCGGGAGGCGTTCTCCTACCGCCACGCCGAGATCGCCGAGATCCTCGACATCACCGAGTCCGCAAGCCAGCAGCACCTCCACCGCGCCCGGCACCGCATCACCACCGCGCGCCGCGGCGGAGGCGAACTCGACCCGGCATCCGCCCGCAGGATCGTCGAGGAGTTCCTCGCCGCCGCTTCCTCGGGCCGTACCGAACAGTTGGTGGCGTTGCTCACCGATGACGCGACCGCGATCTCCGACGGCGCGGGCCTGACCGAGAAGCTGCTGCGGTACGACACTCCGCAGCGCATCGCCGCCATCGCGCGGGCCGGCTTCACCTCGACACCCGCGAAACAGCGGCTTGCCGGAGGGGTCTCCGCCGTCCACTACGCGCTCGTCAACGGGGCCCCCGCCATCCTCTTCGTGCCCGGAGACAAGGTCGTCGGTGCCGTCACGTTCGACATCACGGGCGGCAGGATCGCAACGGTGCGCGGCATCGCCGCGCCCTCCCGGCTCGTCCGCCTCACCGCTGCCTGGCGGCAGCACGAACCGGACGCGCCGCTCATCACCGAGTGGTGA